The following coding sequences are from one Lycium ferocissimum isolate CSIRO_LF1 chromosome 3, AGI_CSIRO_Lferr_CH_V1, whole genome shotgun sequence window:
- the LOC132048733 gene encoding UPF0481 protein At3g47200-like, translating to MDKQSAKEIMIAREEGSMDNEIFADEWSTSINSQEISENERQWLSSLGENERQWLRSLEKIGGNPANGSSQKPKIQTVPRLDPEIQSNVSCYAPLVVSIGPIHHWNSQLQPMEKYKKLLALEFADQDSKKERHEWVSPLLSTDAVSIDELYIRVKNIVPDVRECYEDLNKYYSDEEFTQMMFLDGCFILQYFHCIVTGNAKELKMKSHDIAFIRRDLFLLENQLPFEVLQVLMSCKFKNNVGMEMIKTFISSAHEKPHQGHGFIQCIKDFFPDFFLTQKVMNFLGKICQGEGPSPTKQKSVKTPLPYHLLELLKTHLIDPKAFSKDGCYLRGELCSYRSAIELKKAGIHLRRGKSRRFSDILFNSFHFSSVLTLPPITIDDSTKSEFLNLVAYEAFPDTPDDFGVTSYLCFMDSLIDNVEDVKELKSKGILVNFLRTDQEVADLFHEIARDLVPNPYAFVDVKKQIENHYKDKGKIWIRELNYAIAAKFIISLQVASIILAGIQTYYAAHQKES from the coding sequence ATGGATAAACAATCTGCTAAAGAAATTATGATTGCTAGAGAAGAAGGTAGCATGGACAATGAAATATTTGCTGATGAATGGAGCACCTCAATAAATTCTCAAGAAATCAGTGAAAATGAGAGACAGTGGCTAAGTTCCTTGGGTGAAAATGAGAGACAGTGGCTAAGGTCCTTGGAGAAGATTGGAGGGAACCCTGCCAATGGCTCTTCACAGAAGCCAAAAATTCAAACGGTCCCAAGATTGGATCCCGAGATTCAATCAAACGTAAGTTGTTATGCGCCCCTTGTGGTTTCTATCGGTCCAATTCACCACTGGAATTCCCAACTTCAACCAATGGAGAAGTACAAGAAGCTACTTGCACTTGAGTTTGCTGATCAAGATAGTAAAAAAGAAAGACATGAATGGGTCTCACCATTGCTTTCGACAGATGCAGTGTCCATTGACGAGCTTTACATAAGGGTCAAGAACATTGTGCCTGATGTCAGGGAGTGTTATGAGGACTTGAACAAATACTACAGCGACGAGGAGTTTACACAGATGATGTTCCTGGATGGCTGCTTCATCCTTCAATACTTTCACTGCATCGTCACTGGCAATGCTAAGGAGCTCAAAATGAAGAGCCATGATATAGCTTTCATTCGTCGTGATCTTTTCTTACTTGAAAATCAGTTACCATTTGAAGTCCTGCAAGTGTTAATGAGCTGTAAGTTCAAGAATAATGTAGGAATGGAGATGATTAAAACGTTCATCTCGAGTGCACATGAAAAGCCTCATCAAGGTCACGGATTCATTCAATGTATCAAGGATTTCTTTCCTGATTTCTTTCTTACTCAGAAAGTTATGAACTTTCTTGGAAAAATTTGTCAAGGAGAAGGGCCTTCCCCTACCAAACAAAAAAGCGTGAAAACTCCGCTTCCTTATCATCTCCTCGAGCTATTAAAAACACATCTCATAGACCCGAAGGCTTTCTCAAAAGATGGATGCTATCTAAGGGGTGAGTTGTGCTCGTATCGTTCAGCCATAGAGCTGAAGAAAGCAGGAATCCATTTGAGGCGGGGAAAGAGTCGTCGTTTTTCAGACATTTTgttcaattcatttcatttctcatcGGTTTTAACACTTCCTCCAATAACAATAGATGATTCAACCAAGTCGGAGTTTTTGAACTTGGTTGCATATGAGGCATTTCCTGATACACCAGATGACTTTGGCGTTACATCTTATCTTTGCTTCATGGATTCACTTATTGATAATGTTGAAGATGTGAAGGAGCTGAAATCAAAAGGTATACTTGTTAACTTTCTTCGAACTGATCAAGAAGTAGCAGATCTCTTCCATGAGATAGCAAGAGATTTGGTGCCTAATCCATATGCCTTTGTTGATGTCAAAAAACAAATTGAGAATCATTACAAGGACAAAGGAAAAATATGGATTCGTGAGTTGAATTATGCTATTGCAGCAAAATTTATCATCAGTTTGCAAGTTGCTAGTATTATTCTAGCAGgcatccaaacctattatgcaGCTCACCAAAAAGAGAgttag